In the Ictalurus punctatus breed USDA103 chromosome 7, Coco_2.0, whole genome shotgun sequence genome, one interval contains:
- the arf1 gene encoding ADP-ribosylation factor 1 produces the protein MGNIFANLFKAFGKKEMRILMVGLDAAGKTTILYKLKLGEIVTTIPTIGFNVETVEYKNISFTVWDVGGQDKIRPLWRHYFQNTQGLIFVVDSNDRERVNEAREELMRMLAEDELREAVLLVFANKQDLPNAMNAAELTDKLGLHSLRHRNWYIQATCATSGDGLYEGLDWLSNQLKNHK, from the exons ATGGGAAATATTTTTGCGAACCTCTTCAAAGCCTTCGGTAAAAAGGAGATGAGAATTTTGATGGTGGGACTCGACGCGGCAGGAAAAACCACCATCCTATACAAGCTGAAGCTCGGGGAAATCGTTACCACTATTCCAACCATCG GGTTTAACGTTGAAACTGTGGAGTATAAGAACATCAGCTTCACTGTGTGGGACGTGGGCGGTCAGGACAAGATCAGACCCTTATGGCGTCATTACTTCCAAAACACACAGG GTCTGATCTTTGTAGTGGACAGTAATGACCGAGAGCGAGTGAACGAGGCCAGAGAGGAGCTGATGAGGATGCTGGCCGAGGACGAGCTCAGAGAGGCCGTGCTGCTCGTGTTCGCCAACAAACAG gacCTGCCAAACGCTATGAACGCTGCAGAGCTCACGGATAAACTGGGCCTGCACTCTCTGCGCCACAGGAACTGGTACATCCAAGCTACGTGTGCCACGAGTGGAGACGGCCTGTACGAGGGACTCGACTGGCTCTCCAATCAGCTTAAAAACCACAAATAA
- the c7h1orf35 gene encoding multiple myeloma tumor-associated protein 2 produces MFGSSRSGGVRGGQDQFNWDDVKVDKHRENYLGNSLMAPVGRWQKGKDLTWFSKDKQSSGTPDREQELRAVREAEHNAMMVALGHKTVQKRPAGLTKEDLVDVCRREGDGEERDVDRVSGLGSSSGGGRRMILSKQEKEAVKMGLPVFTHHKVAGGEAAAAAKNTEDTRIEEETKSDRNEGHKKSRKEKKSKKEKKKKKEKKKRHRKESSSDSDSDSDRKRRKQHYGDHRRGSSPSHGSQRGFDAHDRCSDRGSKVRHRSPSPSPRNRPPRRRHDTDSDD; encoded by the exons ATGTTCGGCTCTTCGAGGTCAGGAGGAGTGAGAGGGGGGCAGGACCAGTTTAACTGGGACGATGTGAAAGtggacaaacacagagagaactatctgg ggaacTCTCTGATGGCCCCAGTGGGACGCTGGCAGAAGGGAAAGGACCTGACGTGGTTTAGTAAAGACAAACAGAGCTCAGGGACTCCGGACCGAGAGCAGGAGCTCCGAGCGGTGAGAGAGGCGGAGCACAACGCCATGATGGTCGCACT GGGTCATAAAACTGTTCAGAAGCGTCCGGCCGGTCTAACAAAGGAG GATTTGGTGGACGTGTGTAGAAGAGAGGGAGACGGGGAAGAACGAGACGTGGACCGAGTCTCTGGGCTGGGAAGCTCCAG tGGTGGAGGTCGGAGGATGATTTTGTCCAAACAGGAGAAGGAAGCGGTGAAAATGGGTCTCCCGGTGTTTACC CATCATAAGGTAGCCGGAGGTGAAGCTGCAGCCGCAGCCAAGAACACAGAGGACACGCGGATAGAAGAAGAGACTAAAAG TGACAGAAATGAAGGCCACAAGAAAAGTagaaaggagaagaagagcaaaaaggagaaaaagaagaagaaagagaagaagaagcggCACAGGAAAGAGTCGTCTTCCGACTCGGACTCGGACTCAGACCGTAAAAG acgtAAGCAGCACTACGGAGACCACCGACGTGGTTCTAGCCCGTCACATGGCAGTCAAAGAGGATTCGATGCTCATGACAGATGTTCAGATCGGGGATCAAAGGTCAGGCATCGAAGCCCCTCCCCTTCACCCAGGAACCGCCCACCCCGACGTCGTCACGACACTGACTCAGATGACTGA